In the Planctomycetia bacterium genome, TCTCCATCGCGGTGCCGCTGCTGAACGAAGAAGCCGTTTTGCCGCAACTCTTGGCGCGCTTGCGCGAGTTGTTGGCAGCGATCCCCGGCGGCCCGCACGAGATCGTGTTCGTCGACGACGGCAGCACCGACCGGACGTTCGAGATGCTTCGGGCTGCGACGCAGGAAGATTCGCGCATCACGGCGTTGAGTCTGTCTCGCAATTTCGGGCATCAAGCCGCACTCTGTGCCGCGCTCGACCAAGCTCACGGCGACGTCGTCGTGCTCATGGACGGCGACCTGCAGGATTCTCCCGACGCCGTGCATCGAATGCTCGATGCGTATCATCGGGGCTACGACGTCGTGTATGCCGTGCGCACTCGCCGCAAGGAAAGTCTCCTCCTCCGAGCGTGTTACCATCTGTTCTATCGCGTCATCGGCAAGCTGGCGGAAGTCAAACTGCCGCACGATGCCGGCGACTTCTGCCTCATGTCGCGGCGCGTCGTCGACGAGTTGAACGCCGCGCCGGAGCGGCATCGCTATTTGCGCGGGCTCCGAGCGTGGGTCGGTTTCAAGCAGATCGGCATCCCGGTCGTGCGTGCGGCGCGGAAGGAAGGGGAGTCGAAATACAATTGGCGGCGCCTGTTTAAGCTGGCGAGCGACGGCATCTTCTCGTTCTCCGTAGTGCCGTTGCGAGCGGCTGCGCTGCTCGGCGGCATTACGCTGCTCGGCTCGACTCTGTGGGCCATGTTCATCGTCGGGGCACGCTTGTTCTTCGATCATTCGCCGCAAGGTTTCACGGCGCTGGCCGTCAGCATTTCGTTTTTCTCCGGCGTGCAGTTGTTGTTTCTCGGCGTGATCGGCGAGTACGTCGGCCGCATCTACGAGGAAGTCAAAGGGCGTCCGAAATATATCGTGCAACAAGTCGCAAAGTGTTTACGACCATGGACCCCCAATACGCCGGCGCCTATCGAGAGCTTTACCGGAATCACTGGTGGTGGCGTGCTCGAGAATCGTTGATTCTCACGGAGCTGCGCCGCCGCTTGCCTTCTCGGCCGGGGAAGGTGCGCGCCGTGCTCGACGTCGGCTGCGGCGACGGGCTCTTCTTCGATCGGCTGGTGGAGTTCGGCGTCGTGGACGGAGTCGAAACGGACGCCTCGTTGGTCGACCCGCAAGGACCGCATGCGGCGCGGATTCACATCGGCCCCTTCGATGCCGACTTCCGACCGGAGCGACGGTACGACCTGATCCTGATGCTCGACGTCGTCGAGCACATGCCCGACGCCGAAGCAGGGCTGCGCCGAGCCGAAGAACTTCTCACCGACGACGGCTTGCTGGTCGCGACCGTGCCGGCGTTCAACGCCTTATGGACGGCGCACGACGATTTCAATCATCATTACACACGCTACACCAAGCGGAGTTTTGCCGCCGTGGCTCGACAGGCCGGTCTGCAGGTCGACGCGCGACGGTATTTCTTCCACTGGACCGTGCCGATCAAGCTCGCCGTGCGCGGCGTCGAAGCGCTGCGTCGTCGCTCGTCGCGACCGGCCGCGGTGCCGCCGGCTTGGATCAATGGCCCGCTCTACGCGCTTTCGCGGTGGGAGCAGAGCACTCTCGGGCGGCTGCCGCTACCGAT is a window encoding:
- a CDS encoding glycosyltransferase family 2 protein → MSPRNTTVSIAVPLLNEEAVLPQLLARLRELLAAIPGGPHEIVFVDDGSTDRTFEMLRAATQEDSRITALSLSRNFGHQAALCAALDQAHGDVVVLMDGDLQDSPDAVHRMLDAYHRGYDVVYAVRTRRKESLLLRACYHLFYRVIGKLAEVKLPHDAGDFCLMSRRVVDELNAAPERHRYLRGLRAWVGFKQIGIPVVRAARKEGESKYNWRRLFKLASDGIFSFSVVPLRAAALLGGITLLGSTLWAMFIVGARLFFDHSPQGFTALAVSISFFSGVQLLFLGVIGEYVGRIYEEVKGRPKYIVQQVAKCLRPWTPNTPAPIESFTGITGGGVLENR
- a CDS encoding class I SAM-dependent methyltransferase encodes the protein MPSRPGKVRAVLDVGCGDGLFFDRLVEFGVVDGVETDASLVDPQGPHAARIHIGPFDADFRPERRYDLILMLDVVEHMPDAEAGLRRAEELLTDDGLLVATVPAFNALWTAHDDFNHHYTRYTKRSFAAVARQAGLQVDARRYFFHWTVPIKLAVRGVEALRRRSSRPAAVPPAWINGPLYALSRWEQSTLGRLPLPMGSSLLVVGRREKKHCEQSKPESQTATAAAGAGP